Proteins co-encoded in one Bacteroidales bacterium genomic window:
- the pheT gene encoding phenylalanine--tRNA ligase subunit beta, which translates to MKISYNWLKRYADFDLQPGEISRLLTNCGLEVESFENSESVKGGLKGVYIGKVVECARHPNADKLSLTKVDIGTGRLLSVVCGAPNVAAGQKVPVATVGTIIYNGDKPFEIKEAKIRGEFSEGMICAADELGLGYSHEGIMVLDPDSAIGTPAAEYFNLSEDTIFEIGLTPNRTDATSHCGVARDLIAVLNQHSKEKKFQMNWPSVDQFSIDNHSLNIPVIVEDIEQCPRYSGVTISSVKIGDSPAWLKNLLNAAGIRPINNIVDVTNFVMMELGQPLHAFDADEIKGAKVIVRKARQDESFITLDGVERKLSHEDLMICNAEDGMCIAGVFGGAVSGVTDSTTNIFLESAHFNPRGIRKTSRYHGLQTDSSFRFERGSDPNITVHALKRAALLIRELAGGKISSEIIDSYPVPVEPAKISVKWKNINRLIGKEIGHEIIRSILSDLGIKIEQESAEALSLIVPTFKTDVTREADVIEEILRIYGYDFIEMTGQLRSSLSFSNKPDPEKIRNLISDLLSSRGFNEIMNNSLTRARYAEESSWLDAGNSVKLLNPLSNDFNVMRQTLLFGGLETIAYNQNRKTSDLKLYEFGRTYKIHPEKKNANQSLAQYDEHERLGIWITGKREPESWRTNDSKADFFDLKASVHAILVRLGFNAEEIGKSNFTDDLFEEGTAYTYRQITMLKFGQLKKKELKRFDLKQEVLYADFDWEKIIRLLSENKVTYNEVAKLPEVRRDLALVLDMSVNYEDLEQAAYQAEKHILRGVSLFDVYQGEKIGPGKKSYAISFLLRDDEKTLTDHIIEKTMGKILRAFQDKFHASIR; encoded by the coding sequence ATGAAAATATCCTATAACTGGCTGAAACGTTATGCTGATTTTGACCTTCAACCGGGAGAAATTTCCAGGCTCCTCACTAACTGTGGCCTGGAGGTTGAAAGCTTCGAAAACTCCGAATCTGTTAAAGGCGGACTGAAAGGGGTTTACATAGGTAAGGTGGTGGAATGTGCCAGGCATCCAAATGCCGACAAGCTCAGCCTGACTAAAGTAGATATTGGCACCGGCCGGCTGCTGTCGGTGGTCTGCGGTGCCCCCAATGTAGCAGCGGGACAGAAAGTGCCGGTAGCCACTGTCGGAACGATAATTTACAACGGCGATAAGCCATTCGAGATAAAGGAGGCGAAAATCCGTGGTGAATTCTCCGAAGGGATGATCTGTGCCGCAGATGAGCTGGGACTTGGCTATTCGCACGAAGGGATCATGGTGCTCGATCCGGATTCCGCAATAGGAACCCCTGCCGCAGAATATTTCAACCTGTCTGAGGACACTATTTTTGAGATAGGCCTTACGCCAAACCGCACTGATGCAACATCCCACTGCGGCGTGGCCCGCGATCTGATCGCAGTGCTGAATCAACACAGTAAGGAAAAGAAATTCCAGATGAACTGGCCTTCTGTTGATCAATTTTCAATTGATAATCATAGCCTTAATATCCCTGTCATCGTCGAAGACATTGAACAATGCCCGCGATACAGCGGTGTGACCATATCAAGTGTAAAAATCGGCGATTCACCGGCCTGGCTGAAGAATCTTCTGAATGCAGCCGGTATCCGGCCCATCAATAATATCGTCGATGTGACCAATTTCGTCATGATGGAGCTTGGCCAGCCACTCCATGCTTTCGATGCAGATGAAATAAAAGGCGCAAAAGTAATCGTCCGCAAAGCCAGGCAGGATGAGTCTTTTATTACCCTCGACGGGGTGGAAAGAAAACTCAGCCATGAGGATCTGATGATCTGTAATGCCGAAGATGGCATGTGCATTGCCGGGGTATTTGGTGGTGCGGTTTCCGGCGTTACAGATTCAACAACCAACATCTTCCTGGAAAGTGCTCACTTCAATCCCCGCGGCATACGGAAAACTTCGCGCTATCATGGCCTGCAAACCGATTCCTCCTTCCGCTTTGAGCGTGGCTCCGACCCGAATATCACGGTCCATGCCCTGAAAAGGGCTGCCCTGCTGATCCGGGAACTGGCAGGAGGAAAAATATCTTCTGAAATCATTGATAGTTATCCGGTACCTGTTGAACCGGCTAAAATATCTGTCAAATGGAAGAATATTAACCGCCTGATCGGGAAAGAGATCGGGCATGAAATCATCAGGTCAATCCTTTCCGACCTTGGTATCAAAATAGAACAGGAATCGGCGGAAGCTCTTTCACTTATTGTTCCAACCTTTAAAACCGATGTAACACGTGAAGCAGATGTCATTGAAGAGATCCTGCGCATCTACGGGTATGATTTTATCGAAATGACCGGCCAACTGCGGTCTTCACTTTCATTTTCCAACAAGCCGGACCCTGAAAAGATCCGCAACCTCATATCGGATTTACTTAGCAGCCGGGGCTTTAATGAGATTATGAACAATTCGTTGACACGCGCCAGGTATGCAGAAGAAAGCTCCTGGCTGGATGCAGGAAACAGCGTTAAACTGCTTAATCCCCTGAGTAACGATTTCAACGTGATGCGGCAGACTTTGCTATTCGGTGGCCTGGAGACCATAGCCTATAATCAGAACCGGAAAACTTCTGACCTTAAATTGTATGAATTTGGCAGAACCTACAAGATTCATCCTGAAAAAAAGAATGCAAATCAATCCCTTGCCCAATATGATGAACACGAACGTCTTGGTATCTGGATTACCGGAAAACGGGAACCGGAAAGCTGGCGGACGAATGATTCAAAGGCTGATTTTTTTGACTTGAAGGCTTCCGTGCATGCCATCCTGGTCAGGTTGGGATTTAATGCTGAAGAAATCGGGAAATCTAATTTTACGGATGATTTATTTGAGGAAGGAACAGCTTATACTTATCGCCAAATTACAATGCTAAAGTTTGGCCAGCTTAAGAAAAAGGAATTGAAACGCTTTGACCTGAAGCAGGAGGTCTTGTATGCTGATTTTGACTGGGAAAAAATTATCAGGTTGTTATCTGAAAATAAGGTTACATACAACGAGGTTGCAAAATTACCCGAAGTTCGCAGGGACCTTGCCTTAGTGCTCGATATGTCGGTCAATTACGAGGATCTTGAGCAGGCTGCTTACCAGGCAGAAAAGCATATTCTAAGGGGTGTTAGCCTTTTCGATGTTTACCAGGGTGAAAAGATCGGACCGGGAAAGAAGTCTTATGCCATTAGCTTTTTGCTGAGGGATGATGAAAAGACCCTCACCGACCATATCATTGAGAAAACGATGGGAAAAATCCTGCGCGCTTTTCAGGATAAATTCCATGCTTCCATCCGTTAA
- the secG gene encoding preprotein translocase subunit SecG: MGLYILVSVLILIVCILLILVVLVQNSKGGGLAANFGSTGQIMGVRKTADFLEKTTWSLAIALFALCLISILVIPRNTTVGSTQDTELRDKIENMQPVPSDQVPPEQQ, translated from the coding sequence ATGGGTTTATATATTTTAGTTTCCGTTTTGATTTTGATCGTCTGTATTTTGCTGATCCTGGTTGTCCTGGTACAGAATTCCAAAGGGGGTGGCCTGGCTGCCAATTTTGGCTCTACCGGTCAGATTATGGGTGTGCGGAAAACCGCTGATTTTCTTGAAAAAACGACATGGTCGCTGGCGATCGCCCTTTTTGCACTTTGCCTGATTTCAATCCTGGTAATCCCAAGAAATACAACTGTTGGCAGCACACAGGATACCGAACTTCGTGATAAAATAGAAAATATGCAGCCGGTGCCATCTGATCAGGTTCCTCCGGAACAGCAGTAA
- a CDS encoding nucleotide sugar dehydrogenase has protein sequence MTKSKDVLFSFSPNGEKFPLPIAEDYDKEFDRLEKLAKKARKEGKEVVVVMGVGFVGAVMAAIVADTRDKKGNSSKFVIGCQRPSTRSFWKIPMLNMGVSPVKAEDPEVEILINRCVKKTKTLTATYNNEALRLADCVIVDVQCDYIKNSLGDMRDGEADMAALEATLKTIGEKIPEHCLVLIETTVAPGTTEFVAWPILKKEFTRRGLKKTPLLAHSFERVMPGKEYVSSIRDFWRVCSGCDKEARDRVETFLHEVLNTKDFPLTVMDRPIESETTKIVENSYRAAILAYLNEWSLFAERNGVDLIKVIKAIKMRPTHSNMIFPGPGIGGYCLPKDGGLGYWAYRHILGFEDGDDIFQITPTAIDINDTRSLHVAELTRDALRNLSRYIAGSQVLVCGASYRQDVGDTRYSGSEIVVRKLVEMGAEISVHDPFVDHWYELEIQDTYPAPGLSWKRFFRNQDHLTEIRVQKDLKKSLKGVDALILAVPHEPYLNLSPDEIVKWAGNPIAVIDCFGILSDDNIRRYFELGCEVKALGRGHIQRIKKEVQKGK, from the coding sequence ATGACCAAATCAAAGGACGTGCTTTTCTCTTTCAGCCCGAACGGGGAAAAATTCCCGCTTCCTATAGCGGAGGACTATGATAAGGAATTTGACCGCCTGGAAAAACTGGCAAAAAAAGCCAGAAAGGAAGGAAAGGAGGTTGTGGTAGTAATGGGCGTAGGTTTCGTGGGCGCAGTAATGGCGGCTATTGTTGCCGATACCAGGGATAAAAAAGGCAATTCCTCAAAATTTGTGATTGGGTGCCAACGCCCCAGTACACGGAGCTTTTGGAAAATCCCTATGCTGAATATGGGCGTGTCACCGGTGAAAGCGGAAGATCCGGAAGTAGAAATCCTGATCAACCGGTGTGTGAAAAAAACCAAAACACTGACGGCAACTTATAACAACGAAGCGCTGAGGCTGGCCGACTGTGTCATCGTCGATGTTCAATGTGATTACATAAAGAACTCCCTGGGCGATATGCGGGATGGCGAGGCCGATATGGCAGCACTGGAAGCCACTCTGAAGACCATTGGAGAAAAGATCCCCGAGCACTGTCTTGTGCTGATCGAAACGACCGTAGCTCCCGGAACCACAGAATTCGTGGCATGGCCAATACTCAAAAAGGAATTTACACGGCGCGGATTGAAAAAAACTCCTTTGCTGGCACATAGTTTTGAAAGGGTCATGCCGGGTAAAGAATATGTCTCCAGTATCCGTGATTTTTGGCGGGTTTGCTCGGGATGTGATAAGGAAGCCCGCGACCGGGTAGAGACATTTCTTCACGAAGTATTGAATACCAAAGACTTTCCACTGACTGTAATGGACCGGCCGATTGAATCGGAAACCACCAAGATCGTCGAAAATTCATACAGGGCTGCAATCTTAGCCTACCTGAACGAATGGAGCCTGTTTGCCGAGCGGAACGGTGTTGACCTGATCAAAGTGATCAAAGCGATCAAAATGCGGCCTACCCATAGCAACATGATATTCCCCGGCCCCGGTATCGGCGGGTACTGCCTGCCTAAAGACGGCGGCCTGGGCTATTGGGCATATCGCCATATCCTTGGATTTGAAGATGGAGACGATATATTTCAGATCACTCCGACAGCTATTGATATCAATGATACCCGGTCGCTTCATGTAGCCGAACTGACCCGTGATGCACTCCGTAATTTATCACGATATATAGCCGGATCGCAGGTGTTGGTTTGCGGTGCCAGTTACCGCCAGGATGTTGGAGATACACGTTACAGCGGATCTGAAATCGTTGTCCGGAAACTCGTCGAAATGGGAGCCGAAATAAGTGTGCACGATCCATTTGTCGATCACTGGTATGAGTTGGAGATACAGGATACTTACCCCGCCCCGGGACTGTCCTGGAAACGGTTTTTCCGCAACCAGGATCACCTGACCGAAATCAGGGTGCAAAAAGACCTGAAAAAATCCCTGAAAGGGGTCGATGCACTGATCCTGGCCGTTCCTCATGAGCCTTACCTCAACCTCTCGCCTGACGAGATCGTGAAGTGGGCCGGGAATCCTATTGCCGTGATTGATTGTTTTGGGATTCTCAGTGATGATAATATACGCAGGTATTTTGAGCTGGGCTGCGAGGTGAAAGCGCTTGGCAGGGGTCATATTCAACGGATCAAGAAGGAAGTGCAGAAGGGAAAATAG
- the lptE gene encoding LPS assembly lipoprotein LptE, whose protein sequence is MTSGNIHLSAHFNHFTKLPVPGRFWKRTAHLFTLLVGLSLAGCGVYSFTGASIPPEAKTITIVYFVNNAQYIEPSLSQSLTDALRDRFLSQTSLDFISEGGDLQLEGAITEFSTRPVAIQGNETAALNRLSVTVKVKYTNLLDPTKDFETPFTRFEDYPSNQDLSAVKDQLISLINEALVDDIFNKAVVNW, encoded by the coding sequence ATGACATCAGGTAACATTCATTTATCGGCTCACTTTAATCATTTTACCAAACTACCGGTTCCCGGAAGATTTTGGAAAAGAACAGCACACTTATTCACACTGCTTGTTGGGTTGTCCCTGGCTGGTTGTGGCGTATATTCTTTTACCGGTGCATCAATTCCTCCTGAAGCCAAAACCATTACCATTGTTTATTTCGTCAATAATGCCCAATATATTGAACCTTCATTGAGCCAGAGTCTTACCGATGCCTTACGCGACAGGTTTCTTTCCCAGACCAGCCTTGATTTTATCAGTGAAGGAGGGGACCTTCAGCTTGAGGGTGCAATCACTGAATTTTCCACCCGGCCAGTTGCCATACAAGGGAATGAAACAGCTGCACTGAACAGATTGAGTGTAACGGTAAAAGTGAAGTACACTAATTTACTCGACCCCACTAAGGATTTTGAAACACCTTTTACACGATTTGAGGATTATCCGAGCAACCAGGATCTTTCAGCTGTAAAAGACCAGTTGATCAGCCTGATCAATGAAGCCCTGGTCGATGATATATTCAATAAAGCAGTGGTTAATTGGTAA
- a CDS encoding co-chaperone GroES codes for MTKISIKPLSDRVIIEPAIAEEKSAGGIIIPDTAKEKPQRGTVVAVGPGKKDEPITVKVNDQVLYAKYAGTEFTYEGKNYLIMRESDIVAIV; via the coding sequence ATGACAAAGATCAGTATCAAACCTTTATCAGATCGGGTAATTATTGAACCGGCCATTGCTGAAGAAAAATCAGCAGGCGGTATTATTATTCCGGATACGGCCAAGGAGAAACCCCAGCGTGGAACTGTTGTAGCTGTTGGACCGGGAAAGAAAGATGAGCCTATTACCGTTAAAGTAAATGACCAGGTCCTGTATGCTAAATATGCAGGTACAGAATTCACCTATGAAGGTAAAAATTACCTCATTATGCGTGAATCTGATATTGTAGCAATTGTTTAA
- the groL gene encoding chaperonin GroEL (60 kDa chaperone family; promotes refolding of misfolded polypeptides especially under stressful conditions; forms two stacked rings of heptamers to form a barrel-shaped 14mer; ends can be capped by GroES; misfolded proteins enter the barrel where they are refolded when GroES binds) — MAKDIIFDLAAREKLKKGVDELSNAVKITLGPKGRNVIIQKSFGSPVITKDGVTVAKEIELKDNAENMGAQMVKEVASKTSDLAGDGTTTATVLAQAIFITGLKNVTAGANPMEIKRGIEIAVVKVIESLKAQTRQIGDSFEKIEQVASISANNDSTIGKLIAEAMSKVKKEGVITIEEAKSMETSVEVVEGMQFDRGYISPYFVTDTEKMESVYENPYILIHDKKISIMKDLLPILEKAAQTGRPLVIIAEDVESEALATLVVNKIRGALKVVAVKAPGFGDRRKEMLEDIAILTGGTVISEEKGYKLEDASLEYLGQAEKISVDKENTTIVGGKGKKEDIISRVKQIKIQIDNTTSDYDKEKLQERLAKLAGGVAVIYVGAASEVEMKERKDRFVDALNATRAAIEEGIIPGGGVAYLRAIDTIAKLKGENEDQTTGVAIIRRALEEPLRQIVANAGLEGSVVVQRVREGKGDFGFNARTEKYENLFESGVIDPTKVARVALENAASIASMLLTTECLLADSKEDKESKMPMGGGGMHDGMY, encoded by the coding sequence ATGGCAAAAGATATCATATTCGACCTGGCCGCAAGAGAAAAACTGAAAAAAGGTGTCGATGAACTTTCCAATGCAGTAAAAATAACCCTCGGGCCAAAAGGTCGTAACGTAATTATTCAGAAGTCTTTCGGCTCGCCCGTTATCACCAAAGACGGCGTAACAGTAGCCAAAGAAATTGAACTGAAGGATAACGCCGAAAATATGGGAGCCCAGATGGTGAAAGAAGTTGCTTCCAAAACCAGTGATCTCGCCGGTGACGGGACGACCACCGCTACTGTGCTGGCCCAGGCTATTTTCATCACGGGACTGAAAAATGTCACCGCCGGTGCAAACCCGATGGAAATCAAGAGAGGAATTGAAATAGCAGTAGTTAAAGTTATCGAATCATTGAAAGCCCAAACCAGGCAGATTGGCGACAGCTTTGAGAAGATCGAGCAGGTTGCATCTATTTCAGCCAATAATGACAGCACCATTGGCAAACTGATCGCTGAAGCTATGTCTAAGGTGAAGAAAGAAGGCGTGATCACCATCGAAGAGGCTAAAAGCATGGAAACCTCTGTTGAGGTAGTGGAAGGCATGCAATTTGACCGCGGTTATATTTCACCTTATTTCGTTACGGATACCGAAAAAATGGAATCTGTTTACGAGAACCCCTATATCCTGATCCACGACAAGAAAATCTCCATTATGAAAGATCTTCTGCCGATTTTGGAAAAAGCCGCCCAGACCGGCCGGCCGCTTGTCATCATCGCAGAAGATGTGGAAAGCGAAGCGCTGGCTACCCTTGTCGTAAATAAGATCAGGGGCGCCCTGAAAGTCGTTGCTGTGAAAGCTCCTGGTTTTGGCGACAGAAGGAAAGAAATGCTCGAAGATATTGCCATCCTGACGGGTGGTACGGTTATCTCTGAAGAAAAAGGCTATAAGCTGGAAGATGCAAGCCTGGAATACCTCGGACAGGCTGAAAAGATCTCCGTTGATAAGGAAAACACGACGATCGTCGGTGGAAAGGGAAAGAAAGAGGATATCATTTCACGGGTTAAACAGATCAAAATTCAGATCGATAACACCACGTCGGATTATGACAAGGAAAAGCTGCAGGAACGCCTGGCTAAACTGGCCGGCGGTGTAGCGGTGATCTATGTTGGTGCAGCCAGTGAAGTTGAAATGAAAGAAAGAAAAGACCGTTTTGTTGACGCGCTGAACGCGACCCGGGCCGCTATCGAAGAAGGCATCATCCCAGGTGGAGGTGTCGCTTACCTGCGTGCCATTGATACTATTGCTAAACTGAAGGGTGAGAATGAAGACCAGACCACCGGTGTGGCCATCATCCGCCGTGCACTCGAAGAACCCCTCCGCCAGATCGTTGCTAACGCCGGCCTGGAAGGCTCGGTAGTTGTACAACGGGTCAGGGAAGGCAAAGGTGACTTCGGTTTCAATGCCCGTACTGAGAAATATGAAAATCTATTCGAATCTGGCGTGATCGATCCGACGAAAGTCGCCCGCGTCGCCCTGGAAAATGCTGCCTCAATTGCCAGCATGTTGCTCACTACTGAATGTCTCCTCGCAGATTCAAAGGAGGATAAAGAATCAAAAATGCCAATGGGCGGTGGTGGAATGCATGACGGAATGTATTAA
- a CDS encoding hydroxymethylglutaryl-CoA reductase, degradative, producing the protein MNINGIINGFSKMNKEEKLKLVASFFDHPEKVLRELKSYWHRDPQKQTLFDEFSENTLSNFYFPFGIAPNFLINGKNYMVPMVIEESSVIAAASSSAKFWAERGGFHAEVISTEKIGQVHFLWKGNPDKLEKAMPELKRALLAGTKGITSNMEGRGGGILDILLIKMNEEIEDYYQLKVSFETVDSMGANFINSVLEEFARLLKEFLVKSPRFEEEEKDCEIIMSILSNYTPDCLVRAYVECDIKELLPNDSEMSPEKFAWKFQKAIEIAKVDEYRAATHNKGIFNGIDALALATGNDFRAIEAGAHTYACRSGKYQSLTDLALEGDIFHYELKVPLAMGTVGGLTSLHPMARFSLEMLGNPSARELMMIAASAGLSNNFGAVKSLVTKGIQVGHMKMHLFNILNFYAATQEEKQKAVEYFINHKVSFKSVTDFINNHRSHILGVKS; encoded by the coding sequence ATGAACATTAATGGTATCATCAACGGTTTCTCCAAGATGAACAAGGAGGAGAAACTCAAGCTTGTCGCCAGCTTTTTTGATCACCCCGAAAAGGTCCTGCGGGAACTTAAATCATATTGGCACCGGGACCCGCAAAAGCAAACCCTGTTCGATGAATTCAGCGAAAACACCTTATCCAATTTTTACTTTCCATTTGGGATTGCACCGAACTTCCTCATCAATGGCAAGAACTATATGGTCCCCATGGTCATCGAGGAAAGCTCGGTCATAGCTGCCGCCTCGAGCAGCGCTAAATTCTGGGCCGAGCGCGGCGGGTTCCATGCTGAAGTGATCTCAACGGAAAAGATAGGGCAGGTGCATTTTCTGTGGAAAGGTAACCCTGATAAACTGGAAAAAGCCATGCCTGAGCTGAAACGCGCCCTGCTGGCCGGCACTAAAGGTATAACTTCAAATATGGAAGGCAGGGGAGGAGGTATCCTTGATATTCTGTTAATTAAAATGAATGAAGAAATCGAGGATTATTACCAGCTCAAGGTATCTTTTGAGACAGTCGATTCGATGGGTGCCAATTTCATCAATTCGGTCCTGGAAGAGTTTGCACGTCTGCTGAAAGAATTCCTGGTGAAAAGTCCCCGGTTTGAGGAAGAGGAAAAAGATTGCGAGATCATCATGTCTATATTATCGAACTATACACCGGATTGCCTGGTCAGGGCATATGTCGAGTGCGATATTAAAGAGCTGCTGCCCAATGATAGTGAAATGAGCCCGGAGAAATTTGCCTGGAAATTCCAGAAAGCCATCGAGATTGCCAAAGTCGATGAATATCGCGCCGCCACCCATAATAAAGGGATTTTCAACGGGATTGATGCCCTTGCACTGGCTACCGGTAACGATTTCAGGGCTATCGAGGCAGGCGCCCATACTTATGCCTGCAGGAGTGGTAAGTATCAAAGTCTTACTGATCTTGCGCTCGAAGGCGACATTTTTCATTATGAACTTAAAGTCCCGCTTGCCATGGGAACAGTTGGCGGATTGACATCGCTTCATCCCATGGCCAGATTCTCCCTCGAAATGCTCGGTAACCCGAGTGCAAGGGAATTGATGATGATCGCTGCTTCTGCCGGCCTGTCTAATAATTTCGGGGCTGTTAAATCGCTTGTAACCAAAGGAATCCAGGTGGGCCACATGAAAATGCACCTCTTCAATATTCTTAATTTTTATGCCGCCACGCAGGAAGAAAAACAAAAAGCAGTCGAATATTTTATAAACCACAAGGTGTCGTTCAAATCAGTCACCGACTTCATCAATAACCACAGGTCTCATATCCTGGGTGTAAAAAGCTGA
- a CDS encoding sigma-54 dependent transcriptional regulator, whose protein sequence is MEVQAIKQRFGIIGNSSLLMRAIDIARQVAPTDLTVLITGESGTGKEVFPQIIHQLSARKHGPYIAVNCGAIPEGTIDSELFGHEKGSFTGALEARKGYFEEVNGGTIFLDEVAELPLSTQVRLLRVLESGEFLKVGSSKVLKTNVRLVAATNVNVEGAIRQGKFREDLYYRLSSVPIIVPPLRERKDDIYLLFRKFAADFAEKYRMPVIELADEAKLMLENYRWPGNVRQLKNITEQISIIERNRKISTDNLRRYLPEGSFSELPVLYQGEIKESAYTERDLLYKVLFDMKKDIHDLKKIVADILQDEKSSIRLAETNAHLFDHPENMQVSLRPAEKAIPIKKDFPDDFEDPVQDSEVIEESLSLEKKEIDMIYKALEKYNGKRKNAARELGISERTLYRKIKEYDIR, encoded by the coding sequence ATGGAAGTCCAGGCAATTAAGCAACGATTCGGGATTATCGGAAACTCCTCTCTTTTAATGAGAGCTATCGATATTGCCCGCCAGGTTGCACCTACCGACCTTACTGTTTTGATTACCGGTGAAAGCGGGACCGGCAAAGAAGTATTCCCACAGATCATTCATCAGCTTAGCGCCAGGAAACACGGCCCATATATCGCTGTCAATTGCGGCGCTATCCCGGAAGGTACTATCGACAGTGAACTCTTCGGCCATGAGAAAGGGTCTTTTACAGGAGCCCTGGAAGCACGAAAAGGGTATTTTGAAGAGGTTAACGGCGGAACCATTTTCCTTGACGAAGTGGCCGAACTTCCTCTATCCACGCAGGTCAGGCTCTTGCGGGTCCTGGAATCAGGTGAATTCCTGAAAGTCGGGTCCTCTAAAGTTTTAAAAACCAATGTCCGGCTTGTCGCTGCCACCAATGTTAATGTCGAAGGAGCCATACGTCAGGGGAAATTCCGGGAGGACCTTTATTACCGCTTAAGCAGTGTCCCTATTATCGTCCCGCCTTTAAGGGAGAGAAAAGATGATATCTACCTGCTGTTTCGCAAATTCGCCGCCGACTTTGCCGAGAAATACCGCATGCCTGTTATAGAGCTGGCTGATGAGGCTAAACTGATGCTCGAAAATTACCGCTGGCCGGGAAATGTCAGGCAATTGAAGAATATTACCGAACAAATCTCCATTATCGAAAGAAACCGGAAAATTTCGACGGATAACCTCAGACGATATCTCCCTGAAGGATCGTTCAGCGAATTACCGGTCCTTTACCAGGGTGAAATAAAAGAATCAGCTTACACTGAAAGGGATCTCCTTTACAAAGTCTTATTCGATATGAAGAAAGATATTCATGATCTCAAGAAGATTGTAGCTGATATCCTGCAGGATGAAAAGAGTTCCATACGTCTGGCTGAAACTAATGCCCACCTTTTTGACCATCCCGAAAATATGCAGGTGAGCCTACGCCCTGCGGAGAAAGCCATCCCGATAAAAAAAGATTTTCCTGACGACTTTGAGGATCCGGTCCAGGATTCTGAAGTGATAGAAGAATCACTTTCTCTTGAGAAAAAAGAGATCGACATGATCTATAAAGCACTTGAAAAATACAACGGAAAAAGAAAAAATGCGGCCAGGGAACTCGGTATTTCTGAAAGAACCCTTTACCGGAAGATTAAAGAATATGACATCAGGTAA
- a CDS encoding DUF4468 domain-containing protein: MKTILSILIVAFGLLTASAQEDASLNMPVDEVTGLISYKEVINEEGTKDTLFNRCSSWLHTFYANPWDAAKVRDQSTGLIKIQHQFRVYDYDDLGNRQDAGMILYNAKIEFKENRYRVVVDNFILKLVSRYPVEKWLDKSAPDYNVKWKSYLEQIDSFVRDELIKSLKEKMKPGQEIKDEEW; the protein is encoded by the coding sequence ATGAAAACAATACTTTCCATATTGATTGTCGCTTTTGGCCTGTTAACTGCCTCAGCCCAGGAAGATGCTTCACTGAATATGCCGGTGGATGAGGTTACCGGATTGATTTCTTATAAAGAAGTGATCAATGAAGAAGGCACAAAAGATACATTATTTAACCGCTGCTCCTCATGGCTTCATACATTCTATGCAAATCCATGGGATGCCGCTAAAGTGAGGGACCAATCGACTGGCCTTATCAAAATTCAGCACCAGTTCAGGGTTTATGATTATGATGACCTCGGGAACAGACAGGATGCCGGGATGATCCTGTATAATGCGAAGATCGAATTTAAAGAAAACCGTTACCGTGTTGTTGTCGACAATTTTATTTTGAAACTGGTTTCCCGCTACCCGGTTGAAAAATGGCTTGATAAAAGTGCTCCTGATTATAATGTGAAATGGAAAAGTTACCTTGAGCAGATCGATTCTTTTGTGAGGGATGAATTGATTAAATCATTGAAGGAGAAAATGAAACCTGGTCAGGAAATCAAGGATGAAGAATGGTAA